In the genome of Bacillus sp. S3, one region contains:
- the larE gene encoding ATP-dependent sacrificial sulfur transferase LarE, which yields MLTEKYEKLQSILRDMDSVVVAFSGGVDSTFLLKAALDTLGKDHVLAITADSESYPSSELKEAKILAEQIGARHQVIETSELAIPGYSENNKNRCYFCKSSLFDHLIPVMEELGFQNVIYGVIADDMNEFRPGMQAAKEKGIRGPLQEADLFKNEIRELSRTMGLPTWDKPSLACLSSRIAYGEFITKEKLSKVERAEDYLKSLHIRQVRVRTHEEIARIEVEPCDMGIILENHDSIVKELQEYGYKYITLDLIGYQSGSMNKVLSK from the coding sequence ATGCTGACAGAGAAATATGAAAAATTACAGTCTATTCTCCGTGACATGGACTCGGTCGTTGTGGCATTCTCAGGAGGAGTAGACAGTACGTTTTTGCTTAAGGCTGCATTGGACACACTAGGGAAAGATCATGTGTTGGCAATAACAGCGGACTCTGAAAGTTATCCCTCAAGTGAGCTTAAAGAGGCCAAAATCCTTGCGGAACAAATAGGTGCCAGGCACCAGGTTATTGAAACATCAGAACTGGCCATTCCTGGATATTCAGAGAATAATAAAAACAGATGCTATTTCTGTAAAAGCAGTTTGTTTGATCATTTAATCCCAGTTATGGAAGAGCTGGGCTTTCAAAATGTCATATATGGTGTGATTGCCGATGATATGAATGAATTTCGTCCCGGAATGCAGGCCGCAAAGGAAAAGGGGATCCGAGGTCCTCTGCAGGAGGCGGATTTGTTTAAAAATGAAATCAGGGAACTCTCTCGAACAATGGGTTTGCCAACTTGGGATAAACCATCATTAGCCTGTCTTTCATCTCGGATTGCATACGGTGAGTTTATTACAAAAGAAAAACTATCAAAAGTTGAAAGAGCTGAGGATTATTTAAAATCGCTTCATATTCGCCAAGTTCGAGTCAGAACACATGAGGAAATTGCCCGAATTGAAGTTGAACCATGTGATATGGGGATAATTTTAGAAAATCATGATTCGATAGTAAAAGAGCTTCAAGAATATGGATATAAATATATAACACTAGATTTAATAGGATATCAGAGCGGCAGTATGAATAAGGTACTATCAAAATAG